From Deferrisoma camini S3R1, the proteins below share one genomic window:
- a CDS encoding ABC transporter ATP-binding protein, whose protein sequence is MIRIEELTFRFGDGPPVLRGLTLEVRRGEILGVLGPNGCGKSTLLRLMRGALVPEAGRVRLDGRPVHRYRRRELARWMAVVPQATATPFPYTAWEFVAMGRFAHAPGIGGPRRGDRAAVDKALTLTDTLHLARRPVTRLSGGELQRVVLARALAQETPILLLDEATSHLDIRHRLGIAELLVRLHRDEDRTIVHVTHDFDLAAAISDRLLLLSPGGEPLAVGTPWQVLTPARIREAFSVVVRVEPDPATGRPRVLPVLPARDPVAEESP, encoded by the coding sequence GTGATCCGGATCGAGGAGCTCACGTTCCGGTTCGGGGACGGCCCGCCGGTGCTCCGCGGGTTGACCCTGGAGGTGCGCCGGGGCGAGATCCTGGGCGTCCTGGGTCCCAACGGGTGCGGCAAGTCCACCCTGCTGCGCCTGATGCGCGGGGCGCTCGTGCCGGAAGCCGGGCGGGTGCGGCTCGACGGCCGGCCCGTACACCGGTACCGGCGGCGGGAGCTGGCCCGCTGGATGGCCGTGGTGCCCCAAGCCACGGCCACGCCGTTTCCGTACACGGCGTGGGAGTTCGTGGCCATGGGCCGCTTCGCCCACGCCCCGGGGATCGGAGGACCGCGACGAGGCGACCGGGCAGCGGTGGACAAGGCCCTGACCCTGACCGACACCCTGCACCTCGCCCGGCGGCCGGTCACCCGGTTGAGCGGCGGGGAGCTCCAGCGGGTGGTGCTGGCCCGGGCGCTCGCCCAGGAGACCCCGATCCTGCTGCTGGACGAGGCCACCAGCCACCTGGACATCCGCCACCGCCTCGGCATCGCCGAGCTCCTGGTACGGCTCCACCGGGACGAGGACCGGACCATCGTGCACGTGACCCACGACTTCGACCTGGCCGCCGCCATCTCGGACCGGCTGCTGCTGCTCTCTCCCGGGGGAGAACCGTTGGCCGTGGGCACCCCGTGGCAGGTGCTGACGCCGGCGAGGATCCGGGAGGCGTTCTCGGTGGTCGTGCGGGTGGAGCCCGACCCGGCCACCGGCCGGCCCCGGGTGCTGCCGGTGCTGCCCGCCAGGGATCCGGTCGCGGAGGAGTCCCCATGA